From Helicoverpa armigera isolate CAAS_96S chromosome 19, ASM3070526v1, whole genome shotgun sequence, one genomic window encodes:
- the LOC126055728 gene encoding uncharacterized protein LOC126055728: MDLKSLKKTRASHKAKLTIFKSYIESFLPNKLINKVQVLETTARLNKIMELYSEFDAIQTDIESLVEIPGEEHKEREIFETSYFGCVAVAQELLSAASAEQETGSVTGSSDSAGKPGGPNIKLPTIKLPIFSGRYQEWLEFHDTYKSLIHDNTTIPKIHKFHYLRNSLKDNAALIIKSLEFSADNYDVAWNLLCNRYHNDRILINNHIQELFNIQPVVEESSRALRNTIDSVNKNLRALKTLKLPTEHWDMIIIHMVTSKLDPSTIRDWEKERNNITHLPTLHDFNTFLKNRADILETVEESTTHKKQQQTQRRQGDITHNRPKTFLVSQTQRQAHFKCPVCKGHHTIYQCTKFKSMPIETRIEQVKQLNLCTNCLRSGHDEQRCKLSSCRLCTQRHNTMLHNNTTVPTASTSSEGCVVLPTVQEQTQTQSSSVTLSSIHHCQNCRSEINGAQIRDNRSQEIWSSSRTTACLPTDGCWAVSPPSTLALMVSTGWQM, encoded by the exons ATGGATCTTAAATCGTTAAAGAAAACCAGAGCTAGTCATAAAGCAAAGCTTACCATATTTAAATCATACATAGAATCATTTTTGCctaataaacttataaataaagtacAAGTTCTCGAAACAACAGCTCGtctaaacaaaataatggaATTATACAGTGAGTTTGATGCTATTCAAACGGACATTGAAAGTCTTGTGGAAATTCCAGGTGAAGAGCACAAGGAACGGGAGATATTTGAAACAAGCTACTTCGGCTGCGTGGCTGTTGCACAGGAGCTGTTGAGTGCTGCCTCTGCAGAGCAGGAGACCGGATCGGTGACGGGTTCTAGTGACAGCGCTGGAAAGCCGGGTGGGCCAAACATTAAATTACCTACTATCAAATTGCCGATCTTCTCTGGACGCTATCAGGAGTGGCTAGAATTCCACGACACTTACAAATCACTTATACACGACAACACAACTATACCCAAAattcataaatttcattatTTGCGAAATTCATTAAAGGATAATGCAGctttaattattaaatcattAGAATTCTCTGCGGATAACTATGATGTTGCATGGAATTTACTATGCAATAGATATCACAACGATcgaattttaattaacaatcacatacaagaattatttaatatacaaCCAGTAGTTGAAGAATCTTCAAGGGCCTTAAGAAACACAATAGATTCAGTCAATAAAAACTTGAGggctttaaaaacattaaagttACCTACTGAACATTGGGACATGATTATTATACACATGGTGACTAGTAAGTTAGATCCATCTACAatacgtgattgggaaaaggaaCGTAACAACATTACACACCTACCCACTTTACATGATTTCAATACATTTCTAAAAAATCGTGCTGACATACTAGAAACCGTGGAAGAATCAACTACACACAAAAAACAGCAACAGACACAGCGTAGACAAGGCGATATCACTCACAATCGTCCTAAGACATTCCTAGTTAGCCAAACACAAAGGCAAGCGCACTTTAAGTGTCCTGTGTGCAAGGGTCATCACACTATTTACCAATGTACAAAGTTCAAATCAATGCCGATTGAGACACGCATTGAACAAGTCAAACAATTAAATTTATGCACAAATTGCTTGCGTTCAGGACATGATGAGCAGCGTTGTAAGCTTAGTTCCTGCAGGCTCTGTACGCAGCGTCATAACACAATGTTACACAATAATACTACTGTTCCTACGGCTTCAACTTCATCAGAAGGTTGTGTAGTTTTACCCACAGTACAGGAACAAACACAAACACAATCAAGCAGTGTCACACTCTCATCAATACACCACTGTCAA AATTGCAGATCCGAAATAAATGGCGCACAGATAAGGGACAACCGCAGCCAGGAGATATGGTCCTCATCAAGGACGACCGCCTGCCTCCCAACAGATGGCTGCTGGGCCGTGTCACCACCGTCTACCCTGGCGCTGATGGTGTCAACCGGGTGGCAGATGTAG
- the LOC135118242 gene encoding LOW QUALITY PROTEIN: zinc finger protein 862-like (The sequence of the model RefSeq protein was modified relative to this genomic sequence to represent the inferred CDS: deleted 2 bases in 1 codon) produces the protein MALSKQNYVRRYRKEWESDPILKGWLTVCIGDDTKAWCKACKCTLVAHKKDLVEHSKTKKHDQSLKRSNIVGHSSKMSDFFEKPLKEPRKVAELKIAAYVAEHSSIKSVDHLGILIKDLDPTSPVLKDLKLHRSKCTALIRNVISPCYLEELLEEVGDIRYSIIVDETTTVDTKKVMCMIIKFFSEKQNKIITQFYRLIEIESADATSLTDVFKAQLIADGLNPDKLLGIGVDGANVMVGEHHSFSSILKESIPELITIKCVCHSLHLAAENAFKTLPRFLDFLQRIHNWFSNSTKRQIEYKEIYKLLYEGKKPLKINKLAGTRWLSRYEAVVKISEQWEGLKLHFDMAKSRERCYTADQLSTMLKCKAHLLYMTFLGTYLKPITMANKLFQATDADPLKLLEDVNNLLLTYLTILIPPAQLEKAEKHSLCNYDFEKYVMDASYMNFGEISTSNIASSSIT, from the exons ATGGCactgtcaaaacaaaattatgtaagaaGGTATAGAAAGGAGTGGGAAAGTGACCCAATATTAAAAG GGTGGCTTACAGTTTGCATCGGCGACGATACAAAAGCGTGGTGCAAGGCCTGCAAGTGCACGTTGGTCGCCCACAAGAAGGATTTGGTAGAACActccaaaactaaaaaacatgACCAATCTCTAAAACGATCTAACATAGTTGGTCACTCAAGTAAAATGTCAGATTTTTTCGAAAAGCCCTTAAAAGAGCCACGAAAGGTTGCAGAGTTAAAAATTGCTGCATATGTAGCTGAGCATTCAAGTATCAAATCTGTGGATCATCTTGGTATACTCATAAAAGATTTAGACCCAACCTCTCCAGTTTTAAAGGATCTGAAGTTACACAGATCAAAATGCACTGCTTTGATTAGAAATGTTATTTCTCCTTGCTACTTAGAAGAGTTATTGGAAGAAGTTGGAGACATCCGTTATTCAATAATCGTCGATGAAACCACTACTGTTGACACGAAAAAAGTAATGTGTATGATTATCAAATTTTTCAGcgaaaaacagaataaaattattactcaGTTCTACAGATTGATCGAAATAGAATCTGCAGATGCAACTTCATTAACTGATGTATTCAAAGCACAACTGATTGCCGATGGCCTCAACCCAGACAAACTTTTGGGTATAGGAGTCGACGGCGCTAACGTCATGGTTGGTGAACATCACTCCTTTTCCTCTATTTTAAAGGAATCAATCCCTGAACTGATAACTATAAAGTGCGTCTGTCATTCGTTGCATTTGGCAGCTGAAAATGCATTCAAAACGCTTCCCCGGTTTTTGGATTTTCTT CAAAGAATCCACAACTGGTTTTCAAACAGTACAAAAAGACAGATTGAATACAAGGAAATATACAAGTTGCTATATGAAGGAAAAAAaccgttaaaaataaataaattagctgGCACTAGATGGTTGTCCAGGTACGAGGCTGTTGTCAAAATTTCAGAGCAATGGGAAGGGTTAAAACTACATTTTGACATGGCGAAGTCTAGAGAACGCTGTTATACTGCGGACCAATTGAGCACTATGCTCAAATGTAAGGCACATCTGTTATACATGACTTTTCTTGGGACTTATCTCAAACCTATTACCatggcaaataaattatttcaagccACTGATGCAGACCCTTTGAAGTTACTTGAAgatgttaataatttattgctgACCTATTTGACCATTTTAATACCTCCAGCTCAACTGGAAAAGGCAGAAAAACATAGTTTGTGTAACTATGATTTTGAAAAGTACGTCATGGACGCATCGTACATGAATTTTGG AGAAATATCCACGTCCAATATTGCGTCATCTAGTATAACCTAG
- the LOC135118163 gene encoding uncharacterized protein LOC135118163 produces MLALSLRFQDFFLRSTLNPCYATFYLAVSERPDLILSGTTWVLLETWKCNLGRSWAVVGATPRFRPVFPVYLLPQDLFVVRATEVGLNKVSISTKLCTLFGPLPTYLSASLTTRFTNGRKVIKCANESCCSPPRSAFKSVLADTFMPPPCPILQTPSKLVVPSLLDKGTSKFSPLLVRLSVDLSPPLEEFKQMPYDFFCPSVQFDLKKKVCPTCGIYVHDKTVPDHCETRVQPQRLAARRANELLCIMRRYETSSEDADWLDEDEVDASVLTIPAPSSSALQMPVMKESEWLANPWTEEQQF; encoded by the coding sequence ATGCTAGCCTTGTCTCTGCGCttccaggatttttttttacgttcTACTTTAAATCCTTGCTACGCAACGTTTTACCTGGCGGTGAGTGAAAGACCAGACCTGATCCTGTCTGGAACTACGTGGGTCCTGCTGGAGACCTGGAAGTGCAACCTGGGAAGGAGCTGGGCCGTCGTTGGAGCTACACCACGGTTCAGGCCAGTGTTCCCAGTGTACCTTCTACCTCAAGATCTATTCGTGGTTAGGGCAACAGAAGTTGGCTTAAATAAAGTCTCAATTTCTACCAAATTGTGTACTTTATTTGGAcccctacctacctacctgtcgGCCAGCCTGACTACCAGGTTCACCAACGGCCGCAAGGTTATAAAATGCGCGAATGAATCCTGCTGTTCACCACCGAGAAGTGCATTTAAATCTGTGCTTGCGGATACTTTCATGCCTCCACCTTGCCCAATACTTCAAACTCCAAGCAAGCTCGTAGTACCCAGTTTATTAGACAAAGGAACATCCAAGTTTTCGCCACTTCTTGTGAGGTTGTCCGTTGATCTGTCACCTCCTCTAGAAGAGTTTAAGCAGATGCCTTACGATTTCTTTTGTCCATCTGTACAATTCGACCTGAAGAAAAAAGTATGTCCAACCTGTGGAATCTACGTGCATGACAAAACTGTCCCAGACCATTGTGAAACTAGAGTACAGCCACAGCGCCTTGCTGCCAGAAGGGCGAATGAGCTTCTCTGCATTATGCGTCGTTATGAAACATCGTCTGAGGATGCTGACTGGCTCGACGAAGACGAAGTTGATGCAAGTGTCTTAACAATTCCAGCACCGTCTTCGTCTGCGCTTCAGATGCCAGTGATGAAAGAATCTGAGTGGCTAGCAAACCCATGGACAGAGGAGCAGCAATTTTAA